The following coding sequences lie in one Streptomyces albofaciens JCM 4342 genomic window:
- a CDS encoding helix-turn-helix transcriptional regulator, with product MADALGVSTRQLGRDFRKAGPSPSRYILERRLERARQDLADPASARLTVADIAHRWGFAGRPHFTRVFRDRFGRTPGEVRPAVKGPGRADIAVVRRPSEDGRCRPSEEDRCQSSERDTL from the coding sequence GTGGCGGACGCGCTCGGTGTCTCCACGCGCCAGCTCGGCCGCGACTTCCGGAAGGCCGGTCCGAGCCCGTCCCGGTACATCCTGGAACGCCGCCTGGAGCGGGCCCGGCAGGACCTGGCCGACCCCGCGTCCGCCCGGCTGACCGTCGCGGACATCGCCCACCGCTGGGGCTTCGCCGGCCGGCCGCACTTCACCCGGGTCTTCCGCGACCGGTTCGGCCGCACCCCGGGAGAGGTCCGCCCGGCCGTCAAGGGGCCCGGCCGGGCGGACATCGCGGTCGTGCGCCGGCCCTCGGAAGACGGCCGGTGCCGGCCCTCCGAAGAGGACCGGTGTCA
- a CDS encoding 2,4'-dihydroxyacetophenone dioxygenase family protein — MPRQAADGFWKNLKPIENSFKPDALPEVRIPGAATGDDRYYAPFTGTVGSRPLRINVKDNSWSDILRAKEAGLVNRHYHPHEVFAYTLSGMWGYLERPWTARAGDFVYEAPGEGHTLVAYESDEPMKTLFIVKGPLIWLDEHGEPTGCFDVHDYIAMCRAHYERVGLGAGHVDGLFR; from the coding sequence ATGCCCCGGCAGGCAGCCGACGGGTTCTGGAAGAACCTGAAGCCGATCGAGAACTCCTTCAAGCCGGACGCCCTGCCCGAGGTCCGCATCCCGGGCGCGGCCACCGGCGACGACCGCTACTACGCGCCGTTCACCGGGACCGTGGGCTCGCGCCCGCTGCGGATCAACGTCAAGGACAACTCCTGGTCCGACATCCTGCGCGCGAAGGAAGCCGGCCTGGTCAACCGGCACTACCACCCGCACGAGGTGTTCGCGTACACCCTCTCCGGCATGTGGGGGTACCTGGAACGGCCCTGGACGGCGCGCGCCGGGGACTTCGTGTACGAGGCGCCGGGGGAGGGCCACACCCTGGTCGCGTACGAGAGCGACGAGCCGATGAAGACCCTGTTCATCGTCAAGGGCCCGCTGATCTGGCTCGACGAGCACGGCGAGCCCACCGGCTGCTTCGACGTGCACGACTACATCGCGATGTGCCGCGCCCACTACGAGCGGGTCGGCCTCGGGGCCGGCCACGTCGACGGACTGTTCCGCTGA
- a CDS encoding aspartate-semialdehyde dehydrogenase: protein MLRIAVVGATGAVGRECLTLLDGGIVPVEQVVPVGSGRSLGRDVGGELGLSLPMAELVTLDGLDPRGLDVAVFSAGAEISAREAERLASAGVLVVDNSSAFRMRADVPLVVPQVNPGALDDRPASNLVSNPNCSTIQLVRALKPLHELAGLEGVVVATYQAASGGGVRGLRELAEESRAVLDDPRAQGAPGGRFGQPLAFNLVPEIGLPDATGLTHEERKLVREPRKILGLPDLRVSATAVRVPVFDCHSEAVHVRLREPVTAGSVEAALAATPGIRAYGRSQSPSYPMPRTVFARPEDRALVHVGRIRVEPEDDRAVALWVVADNLWVGAALNALQIVELALKNGWLG, encoded by the coding sequence ATGCTGCGCATCGCGGTAGTGGGGGCCACCGGAGCGGTGGGCCGGGAGTGCCTGACCCTGCTCGACGGCGGGATCGTGCCGGTGGAACAGGTGGTGCCCGTCGGTTCCGGGCGCAGCCTCGGCCGGGACGTGGGCGGCGAACTGGGGCTGTCGCTGCCCATGGCGGAGCTGGTGACGCTCGACGGGCTGGACCCCCGGGGCCTGGACGTCGCCGTCTTCTCCGCGGGAGCGGAGATCAGCGCCCGCGAGGCGGAGCGGCTGGCCTCGGCCGGGGTGCTGGTCGTCGACAACAGCTCCGCCTTCCGGATGCGCGCCGACGTTCCCCTCGTCGTACCGCAGGTCAACCCCGGCGCGCTCGACGACCGGCCGGCGTCGAACCTCGTGTCCAACCCCAACTGCTCGACCATCCAGCTGGTGCGCGCCCTGAAGCCGCTGCACGAACTGGCGGGCCTGGAAGGCGTCGTGGTGGCCACCTACCAGGCGGCGTCCGGCGGTGGCGTGCGCGGTCTGCGCGAACTGGCCGAGGAGTCCAGGGCCGTCCTGGACGACCCCCGCGCGCAGGGCGCCCCCGGCGGGCGCTTCGGACAGCCGCTGGCCTTCAACCTCGTCCCGGAGATAGGGCTGCCGGACGCCACCGGGCTCACGCACGAGGAGCGCAAGCTCGTCCGCGAGCCGCGCAAGATCCTCGGCCTGCCGGACCTGCGGGTGAGCGCCACCGCGGTCCGGGTCCCGGTCTTCGACTGCCACTCCGAGGCCGTGCACGTCAGGCTGCGGGAGCCGGTCACGGCCGGGTCCGTCGAGGCCGCCCTGGCCGCGACACCCGGGATACGCGCCTACGGCCGGTCGCAGAGCCCCTCGTACCCCATGCCCCGCACCGTCTTCGCCCGGCCGGAGGACCGTGCCCTGGTCCACGTCGGGCGGATACGCGTCGAGCCGGAGGACGACCGGGCGGTGGCGCTCTGGGTGGTCGCCGACAACCTGTGGGTGGGGGCGGCGCTCAACGCGCTGCAGATCGTGGAACTCGCCCTGAAGAACGGGTGGCTCGGATGA
- a CDS encoding helix-turn-helix domain-containing protein: protein MAALVRTVANAYKALGEAQDALEAQGKLIKDLRAAARPSPSEKVLAARAALDLLTARERQILVLISQGHSNRSVARELGISEKTVKNHLSALFTKAGVSDRTQAVVLGIRSGIVSLDEPCGDVPPAAGPRAGLPADSGSR, encoded by the coding sequence GTGGCGGCCCTGGTCAGGACGGTCGCCAACGCGTACAAGGCGCTCGGCGAGGCGCAGGACGCGCTCGAAGCCCAGGGGAAGCTGATAAAGGACCTGCGGGCGGCCGCGAGACCGTCCCCCTCCGAAAAGGTCCTCGCGGCCCGGGCGGCGCTCGACCTCCTGACGGCCCGTGAGCGCCAGATCCTGGTGCTCATATCCCAGGGTCATTCCAATCGCAGTGTTGCCAGGGAGCTCGGAATTTCCGAGAAGACGGTGAAGAACCACTTGTCCGCGCTCTTCACCAAGGCGGGGGTGTCCGACCGTACGCAAGCGGTGGTCCTGGGGATCCGCAGCGGGATCGTCTCCCTCGACGAACCCTGCGGGGATGTGCCGCCGGCCGCGGGTCCGCGTGCGGGTCTGCCCGCCGATTCAGGTTCACGCTGA
- a CDS encoding aldehyde dehydrogenase family protein: MSHACLPEHAAVIAGKRVPTGRWIDVLDPSDARPFARVARCGPDEVRAAVEAARQAYETVWRFVTPVERSRACRRIAEALRGEREELARLETLDTGKPIGQSRTDADVAARYFDFYANAVESLGGETIQQRPDRLAFTLREPYGVCGHIIPWNYPLQIAARTLAPALAAGNCCVLKPAEDAPLTSLRLAGLVEEAGLPAGVLNVVPGYGEEAGAALAAHPGVDRIAFTGSREVGEAVMAAAARNIVPVTLELGGKSPQLVLPDYDAERAVPQIVEAITEHAGQNCSAGSRLLVHRSVHDELVAALAGRFRALRIGPGIGDPDMGPLISAKQRARVLAHLAEARRETEVVVGGGVPEGEAYADGFYVEPTLLDRVTPRHRVFNEEIFGPVLCVSVFDTLDEAVALAEHTTYGLAAGVWTSDVTTAHWLAGRLRAGQVFVNDYSAAGGVELPFGGYRRSGIGVEKGLEALRAYTRCKTVAIHARMPA, translated from the coding sequence GTGAGTCACGCATGTCTACCGGAGCACGCGGCTGTCATCGCGGGGAAGAGGGTCCCCACCGGGCGGTGGATCGACGTCCTCGACCCGTCGGACGCCCGCCCCTTCGCCCGGGTCGCCCGGTGCGGCCCGGACGAGGTCCGAGCGGCCGTGGAAGCGGCCCGGCAGGCGTACGAGACAGTCTGGCGGTTCGTGACACCGGTGGAGCGCTCCCGTGCCTGCCGGCGGATCGCCGAGGCCCTGCGCGGTGAGCGCGAGGAACTGGCCAGGCTGGAGACCCTGGACACCGGCAAGCCGATCGGCCAGTCGCGGACGGATGCCGACGTCGCCGCCCGGTACTTCGACTTCTACGCCAACGCCGTGGAATCGCTCGGTGGTGAAACGATTCAGCAGCGGCCCGACCGCCTGGCCTTCACCCTGCGCGAACCGTACGGCGTGTGCGGGCACATCATCCCGTGGAACTACCCGCTGCAGATCGCCGCCAGGACCCTGGCCCCGGCCCTCGCCGCGGGGAACTGCTGTGTCCTCAAGCCCGCCGAGGACGCGCCGCTGACCTCGCTCCGCCTGGCCGGCCTCGTGGAAGAGGCGGGACTCCCGGCGGGAGTCCTGAACGTCGTGCCGGGCTACGGGGAGGAAGCGGGAGCCGCGCTCGCCGCGCACCCCGGTGTGGACCGGATCGCGTTCACCGGCTCGCGGGAGGTCGGCGAGGCCGTGATGGCCGCCGCCGCGCGCAACATCGTGCCGGTCACATTGGAACTGGGCGGGAAGTCCCCGCAGTTGGTGCTCCCCGACTACGACGCCGAGCGGGCGGTGCCGCAGATCGTGGAGGCGATCACGGAGCACGCCGGACAGAACTGCAGCGCCGGGAGCCGCCTGCTCGTCCACCGGTCCGTGCACGACGAACTGGTGGCCGCCCTCGCCGGGAGGTTCCGCGCGCTGCGCATCGGCCCGGGCATCGGCGATCCCGACATGGGGCCGCTCATCTCCGCGAAACAGCGTGCAAGAGTGCTCGCCCACCTGGCCGAGGCGCGCCGGGAGACCGAGGTCGTCGTCGGCGGCGGAGTGCCCGAGGGGGAGGCGTACGCGGACGGCTTCTACGTGGAGCCCACCCTCCTCGACCGGGTGACGCCCCGGCACCGCGTCTTCAACGAGGAGATCTTCGGCCCGGTCCTGTGCGTGTCGGTCTTCGACACGCTGGACGAGGCGGTCGCCCTGGCGGAGCACACCACGTACGGGCTGGCCGCCGGCGTCTGGACGTCCGACGTGACCACGGCCCACTGGCTCGCCGGGCGGTTGCGGGCGGGCCAGGTGTTCGTGAACGACTACAGCGCGGCCGGGGGAGTCGAGTTGCCGTTCGGCGGCTACCGGCGCTCCGGAATCGGCGTGGAGAAGGGGCTGGAGGCGCTGCGCGCATACACGCGGTGCAAGACGGTGGCGATCCACGCGCGGATGCCTGCTTGA
- a CDS encoding SRPBCC family protein, whose protein sequence is MSEYERSRTMPALPEHVFDQASNVGQLDSWLPQALHVRAEELPAVTVHEDRTGEDAPALFRAEREQMRLEWGTRETGSYAGWLQVSGIGSGASEVTVHLSFFEERHDPGEKEVNAELDRSLERLAEQVRLRVDVGGSG, encoded by the coding sequence ATGAGCGAATACGAGCGTTCCCGCACGATGCCCGCGCTGCCCGAGCACGTATTCGACCAGGCGAGCAACGTGGGGCAGCTCGACAGCTGGCTGCCGCAGGCTCTGCACGTCCGCGCGGAGGAGCTGCCGGCGGTGACCGTGCACGAGGACCGTACGGGCGAGGACGCGCCCGCGCTGTTCCGCGCCGAGCGCGAGCAGATGCGGCTGGAGTGGGGCACCCGCGAGACCGGCAGCTACGCCGGCTGGCTCCAGGTGTCCGGGATCGGCAGCGGCGCCAGCGAGGTGACGGTGCACCTGTCCTTCTTCGAGGAGCGGCACGACCCCGGCGAGAAGGAGGTCAACGCCGAGTTGGACCGCAGCCTGGAGCGCCTGGCGGAGCAGGTACGGCTGCGGGTCGACGTCGGGGGCAGCGGCTGA
- a CDS encoding GlxA family transcriptional regulator, which yields MLENVAAVLLENVHPFELGVICEVFGLDRREEGLPAYDFALVAAESSSVRAVPGFTISTPYGLDRLADADLIAIPVGDDFHTRDFPPALLEALRQAVARGARVVSVCVGAFVLGAAGLLDGRRCTTHWRYAEALAERFPKAEVEPGVLYVDEDPILTSAGTSAGIDACLHLVRKLQGSDVANAIARRMVVPPHREGGQAQYIERPVAHCGEDGVREVLVWAEMHLDQEISVEQLSARACMSPRTFARRFRTETGTTPYRWLLAQRVLSAQRLLENTDETMEAIAARTGFANAAALRYQFVRSLNTTPHAYRRAFRGRLSGTTRQ from the coding sequence ATGCTGGAGAATGTAGCCGCGGTCCTGCTCGAAAACGTTCACCCATTCGAGCTGGGCGTCATATGCGAAGTATTCGGGCTCGACCGCAGGGAGGAGGGCCTGCCCGCGTACGACTTCGCGCTCGTCGCAGCGGAGTCCTCGTCGGTACGGGCGGTGCCCGGGTTCACCATCAGCACGCCCTACGGCCTCGACCGGCTGGCGGACGCCGACCTCATCGCCATCCCGGTCGGGGACGACTTCCACACCAGGGACTTCCCGCCCGCCCTGCTGGAAGCCCTGCGCCAGGCGGTGGCCCGGGGAGCCCGGGTGGTCAGCGTCTGCGTCGGCGCCTTCGTCCTGGGCGCCGCCGGGCTGCTCGACGGACGGCGCTGCACCACGCACTGGCGGTACGCCGAAGCGCTCGCCGAGCGCTTCCCCAAGGCCGAGGTCGAACCGGGAGTGCTCTACGTGGACGAGGACCCGATCCTCACCTCGGCCGGTACGTCGGCGGGCATCGACGCCTGCCTCCACCTGGTGCGCAAGCTCCAGGGCAGCGACGTCGCCAACGCCATCGCCCGGCGCATGGTGGTGCCCCCGCACCGGGAAGGCGGCCAGGCCCAGTACATCGAGCGGCCGGTCGCCCACTGCGGGGAGGACGGCGTACGCGAGGTGCTGGTCTGGGCCGAGATGCACCTGGACCAGGAGATCAGCGTGGAGCAGCTGTCGGCACGGGCCTGCATGTCGCCGCGCACCTTCGCCCGCCGCTTCCGGACGGAGACCGGGACCACCCCCTACCGCTGGCTGCTGGCGCAGCGGGTGCTGAGCGCCCAGCGGCTGCTGGAGAACACCGACGAGACGATGGAGGCGATCGCGGCCCGTACGGGATTCGCCAACGCGGCGGCCCTGCGGTACCAGTTCGTGCGGTCCCTCAACACCACCCCCCACGCGTACCGGCGTGCGTTCCGGGGGCGGTTGTCCGGCACCACCAGGCAATGA
- a CDS encoding aspartate kinase — MTARRVPVGPPLVLKFGGSAFADLDGYHRVARYAARRAAEDGRPLVVVASAMSGTTGRLQQTLDALAEDPPADAAAMLLTTGETVSVALLAAALDAEGVPARPLQAADTGLLAEGPADRAALVSAGPGALAGALACCPVAVVPGGQAVDAEGRTVMLGRNSSDLSAVATAAALGAETCELFSDVPGVCTADPYLVPEARTLSRISYEGARRMSRHGAKVVHEGAVDWAERGGVRLLCRPFPWCEAPDGGTAVGTGPEAAAVVVHRHSDVWCFGSGRERGAVGRLLGAEGLAVAEFDTAGGACLTVPAGVRGVARHLRDARRLDGLCLVTTLWPDGRAEHTAVPRPEAAAEARRRHALLYPDPGGTAGRAVRPPAKARSPHSDVLVGPARSESRRPS, encoded by the coding sequence ATGACGGCCCGCCGCGTGCCCGTCGGGCCTCCGCTGGTGCTGAAGTTCGGTGGCTCGGCCTTCGCCGACCTCGACGGCTACCACCGGGTGGCCCGGTACGCGGCGCGCCGCGCCGCCGAGGACGGACGCCCGCTGGTCGTGGTGGCGAGCGCGATGTCCGGGACGACGGGCAGGCTCCAGCAGACCTTGGACGCCCTGGCCGAGGACCCGCCGGCGGACGCCGCGGCCATGCTGCTGACCACCGGTGAGACGGTGAGCGTCGCCCTGCTGGCCGCCGCGCTCGACGCCGAGGGCGTGCCGGCCCGCCCCCTCCAGGCGGCGGACACCGGACTCCTCGCCGAGGGGCCGGCCGACCGGGCGGCGCTCGTCTCGGCCGGCCCCGGGGCGCTGGCCGGGGCCCTGGCCTGCTGCCCGGTCGCGGTCGTCCCCGGTGGCCAGGCCGTCGACGCGGAGGGACGCACCGTCATGCTGGGCCGTAACAGCTCGGACCTCTCGGCGGTGGCGACGGCCGCCGCGCTGGGTGCCGAGACCTGTGAACTCTTCTCCGACGTGCCCGGAGTGTGCACCGCCGACCCCTACCTGGTCCCGGAGGCCCGCACCCTCTCCCGCATCAGCTACGAGGGAGCGCGCCGGATGTCCCGGCACGGGGCCAAGGTCGTCCACGAGGGCGCCGTGGACTGGGCGGAGCGCGGTGGAGTGCGGCTGCTGTGCCGTCCCTTTCCCTGGTGCGAGGCCCCGGACGGCGGGACCGCCGTGGGTACGGGACCGGAGGCGGCCGCGGTCGTCGTGCACCGCCACAGCGACGTGTGGTGCTTCGGGTCCGGGCGAGAACGCGGGGCGGTGGGGAGACTGCTGGGGGCCGAGGGCCTGGCCGTCGCGGAGTTCGACACCGCGGGCGGGGCATGTCTGACGGTGCCGGCCGGAGTGCGGGGCGTGGCCCGGCACTTGCGCGACGCGCGCCGTCTCGACGGCCTGTGCCTGGTCACCACGCTGTGGCCGGACGGCAGGGCGGAGCACACGGCGGTGCCGCGCCCGGAGGCCGCGGCCGAAGCCCGCAGGCGCCACGCGCTGCTGTACCCGGACCCCGGGGGCACCGCCGGTCGGGCCGTCCGGCCACCGGCCAAGGCCCGCTCCCCGCACAGCGACGTCCTGGTCGGTCCGGCCCGGTCGGAGAGCCGGCGTCCGTCGTGA